A section of the Petrimonas sulfuriphila genome encodes:
- a CDS encoding ATP phosphoribosyltransferase yields the protein MEKLKIAIQKSGRLSEKSLQLLNECGIKVSNGDRKLRTEARNFPMEILFLRDDDIPQYVENGVADIGILGENEVWEKEKDVDEIEKLGFGNCRLSLAIPKDEVYTNLDYFHGKRIATSYPKILKKYFGVKGIDVKIEELGGSVEIATGIGLADGIFDIVSTGSTLIMNGLKEVEAIIKSEAVLIANKSLNEVKQELLERFLFRIRAYKRGMGSKYIVMNAPNSSIPRICSILPGMKSPSILPLAEEGWSSVHSVVQEDQFWDVIDALKDVNAQGILVMNIEKMIL from the coding sequence ATGGAAAAACTGAAAATAGCCATCCAGAAAAGCGGACGATTAAGCGAAAAATCGTTGCAGCTGTTGAACGAATGCGGCATTAAAGTATCGAACGGTGACCGGAAACTCAGGACAGAAGCTCGCAACTTTCCCATGGAAATCCTTTTCCTACGTGACGATGATATTCCTCAATACGTTGAAAATGGCGTTGCAGACATCGGTATCCTGGGAGAAAACGAAGTGTGGGAAAAAGAAAAAGACGTGGATGAAATTGAAAAGCTGGGATTCGGCAACTGTCGGCTTTCGCTCGCTATTCCCAAGGACGAAGTGTATACCAACCTGGATTATTTTCACGGGAAACGCATTGCCACCAGCTATCCGAAAATTCTCAAAAAGTACTTCGGCGTTAAAGGCATTGATGTAAAGATCGAAGAACTGGGAGGGAGTGTTGAGATTGCCACCGGGATTGGGCTAGCTGATGGGATTTTTGATATTGTAAGTACGGGCAGTACCCTTATTATGAACGGCCTGAAAGAAGTTGAGGCCATCATAAAGAGTGAAGCGGTACTGATTGCCAACAAGAGCCTCAACGAAGTCAAACAAGAGCTGCTGGAAAGGTTTCTTTTCCGTATACGGGCTTACAAAAGAGGCATGGGCAGCAAGTACATTGTAATGAACGCGCCGAATTCGTCGATTCCAAGAATTTGCTCCATCCTTCCGGGTATGAAATCGCCCAGTATCCTTCCGCTTGCCGAAGAGGGATGGAGCAGCGTGCACTCGGTAGTACAGGAAGACCAGTTTTGGGATGTGATTGATGCGTTGAAAGACGTGAATGCCCAGGGAATCTTAGTGATGAACATTGAGAAAATGATACTCTAA
- a CDS encoding IS1634 family transposase, which translates to MKLNIVKSKNCTILYAARSYRSESGKSTSKVVKRLGTVEELREKLNGEDPIEWARTQVAGMTALEKEENKHVIIDCNPMALIPKGEQRSYNGGYLFLQKIYYELGLDYICKKIAKKHKLLKYDLNGILSMLVYTRILYPGSKRSSLEDARKFLEQPECALEQVYRALSLLAGEFNEIQAGVYKRSLKLGKRNTRVVYYDLTNYFFECEEESGLRQYGHSKENRPLPIVQMGLFMDRDGFPLAMCVEPGNTAETTTLKPMEQILRDKFGLSRLVVCTDGGLSSYENRKNDSVGDRSFITVQSLKKLKKHLQEWALDSKGWRIAGSQGKEEYDISILDAKEYHETLFFKERWDPTLMSTGETLEQRVIVTFSFKYQEYLRHVRERQIARAKALLAKGWGATSKKKSPGDAKRFIKAEHVTADGELAQIENFSLNQDMIDQEARFDGFYALCTDLEDPAPAIIELNGGRWIIENGFRIMKTDFDARPVYVRRDDRIKAHFLTCFLALLVYKYLEKKVNRGGKHFTTDEIVDTLRGMDFLGIPGEGYIPTYTRTDLTNHLHGSAGFRTDTQIVTKQKMRSIIAQTRKREKDEE; encoded by the coding sequence ATGAAATTGAATATTGTCAAGTCCAAGAACTGTACTATTCTCTACGCGGCACGTTCTTACAGGAGCGAAAGCGGCAAAAGCACGTCCAAAGTGGTCAAGCGTCTAGGGACCGTTGAAGAACTGCGCGAGAAGTTGAATGGTGAAGACCCGATTGAATGGGCAAGGACTCAAGTTGCCGGGATGACCGCACTTGAAAAAGAAGAGAACAAGCACGTCATTATTGACTGCAACCCCATGGCGCTTATCCCCAAAGGCGAGCAGCGCTCGTACAACGGCGGCTACCTGTTCCTTCAGAAAATATATTACGAACTGGGCCTGGACTACATCTGCAAGAAGATAGCGAAGAAGCACAAGCTGCTGAAGTATGACCTGAACGGCATTCTTTCGATGTTGGTATACACCCGGATACTGTATCCGGGATCCAAGCGGTCCTCGTTGGAAGATGCAAGGAAGTTCCTCGAGCAGCCGGAGTGCGCGCTGGAGCAGGTGTACAGGGCGCTTTCGCTGCTGGCCGGTGAGTTCAACGAGATACAGGCCGGCGTGTACAAACGCAGTCTCAAACTCGGGAAGCGCAATACGCGGGTGGTGTATTATGACCTGACGAACTACTTCTTCGAGTGTGAAGAGGAAAGCGGCTTGCGCCAGTATGGCCACAGCAAGGAGAACCGTCCGCTGCCCATCGTGCAGATGGGGCTGTTCATGGACCGCGACGGCTTCCCGCTGGCAATGTGCGTCGAGCCGGGCAATACGGCGGAGACCACCACCCTGAAGCCGATGGAGCAGATACTGAGGGACAAGTTCGGCCTGTCCAGGCTGGTGGTCTGCACCGATGGAGGCCTTTCAAGCTATGAGAACCGCAAGAATGACAGCGTGGGAGACAGGTCATTCATTACCGTGCAGTCACTGAAGAAGTTGAAAAAGCACCTGCAGGAATGGGCCCTGGACAGCAAGGGTTGGCGTATTGCCGGTTCGCAGGGCAAGGAGGAGTATGACATCAGCATCCTGGACGCAAAGGAGTACCATGAGACTCTCTTTTTCAAGGAACGCTGGGACCCCACGCTGATGTCAACTGGAGAGACGTTGGAGCAGCGCGTCATCGTGACCTTCTCGTTCAAGTATCAGGAGTACCTCCGCCATGTCCGCGAACGTCAGATAGCTCGTGCCAAAGCTTTGCTTGCCAAGGGCTGGGGTGCCACCTCAAAGAAGAAGAGCCCGGGCGATGCCAAGCGCTTCATCAAGGCCGAGCACGTCACCGCGGACGGTGAGCTGGCCCAGATAGAGAACTTCTCGCTCAATCAGGATATGATAGACCAGGAGGCGCGCTTCGACGGCTTCTATGCCCTGTGTACGGACCTCGAAGACCCGGCCCCGGCCATCATCGAACTCAACGGCGGCCGTTGGATCATCGAGAACGGCTTCCGTATCATGAAAACCGATTTCGATGCCCGGCCGGTATACGTGAGAAGGGATGACCGCATCAAGGCCCACTTCCTCACATGCTTCCTGGCACTGCTGGTATACAAGTATCTGGAGAAGAAAGTGAACCGTGGCGGGAAGCACTTCACAACAGATGAGATAGTGGATACGCTCAGGGGGATGGACTTCCTAGGCATACCCGGTGAAGGATATATCCCCACTTACACCAGGACGGACTTGACCAATCATCTCCATGGCAGCGCGGGCTTCAGGACGGATACCCAGATAGTCACCAAACAGAAGATGAGGAGTATCATTGCCCAAACCAGGAAAAGGGAGAAGGATGAGGAGTAG